One window of Stigmatopora nigra isolate UIUO_SnigA chromosome 14, RoL_Snig_1.1, whole genome shotgun sequence genomic DNA carries:
- the LOC144207785 gene encoding LOW QUALITY PROTEIN: SH2 domain-containing protein 1A-like (The sequence of the model RefSeq protein was modified relative to this genomic sequence to represent the inferred CDS: substituted 1 base at 1 genomic stop codon) → MEKLSVYHGTIGMKEGEKERRKTTIFTFYQEHYSPPSHYPVRGKIERALTGPNRDILILCLLRQQYGRQHFRKITNLIEAFKQPGQGMAIPLLYPVAAEXRA, encoded by the exons ATGGAGAAATTGTCTGTTTACCATGGAACAATTGGTATgaaggagggagagaaagagaggcgcaaaacaacaatttttacTTTCTACCAAGAGCACTA TAGTCCCCCTTCCCATTATCCGGTCCGCGGGAAAATCGAAAGAGCTTTAACCGGTCCAAACCG TGACATCCTAATACTGTGTTTGCTGCGCCAACAGTATGGAAGAC AGCATTTCCGTAAAATCACCAACCTGATAGAAGCTTTCAAGCAGCCTGGACAAGGAATGGCCATCCCTCTGCTTTACCCAGTCGCTGCCGAGTGACGGGCGTAA